From the genome of Leguminivora glycinivorella isolate SPB_JAAS2020 chromosome Z, LegGlyc_1.1, whole genome shotgun sequence, one region includes:
- the LOC125241659 gene encoding uncharacterized protein CG16817-like, with translation MTSETIATPPSVSWAQRSTRVFLTFNVECEKPDIKIDKKSVSFRGICAPDRKLLQVDIPLYAEIDPEKSTQVNKGRYIELVLMKEKTDESFWPTLTSDKKKHHWLKVDFNRWQDEDESDDDVLDMNDMFSNKIGPFGDELEKDDSSSAEEEDLPDIE, from the coding sequence ATGACTTCGGAAACTATCGCTACCCCACCATCAGTTTCATGGGCGCAGAGAAGCACTCgtgtttttttgacatttaatgTTGAATGTGAAAAGCCGGATATAAAAATTGATAAGAAATCGGTTTCTTTTCGAGGAATATGTGCTCCAGACCGGAAACTACTACAAGTTGATATACCCCTGTATGCCGAAATAGACCCTGAAAAGAGCACACAAGTCAATAAAGGCAGATACATTGAGCTTGTGTTAATGAAAGAAAAGACTGACGAGTCATTTTGGCCCACACTCACCAGTGACAAGAAGAAGCATCATTGGCTAAAGGTGGACTTCAACCGCTGGCAGGATGAGGATGAAAGTGATGATGACGTGCTTGATATGAATGACatgttttcaaacaaaataggCCCATTTGGTGATGAACTTGAAAAGGATGACTCCAGTTCAGCTGAGGAAGAGGATCTTCCCGATATAGAATAG